One Pieris napi chromosome W, ilPieNapi1.2, whole genome shotgun sequence DNA segment encodes these proteins:
- the LOC125061996 gene encoding uncharacterized protein LOC125061996, which translates to MSEKTEVAELIKKRSSYKGQVTIFNGFLSSFESPSPPDERDYEELELRIKRFDALYNKFDEVQTRLECLQDDESQVFGEREEFENRYYKALSNAQKILSNYKKSHIPLPSDGEGSVIHSVKLNPVKLPTIQIPKFNGLFNEWIGFRDTFMSLIHTNNDLDDINKFHYLKSSLEGSAALVVSSVELSGKNYSVAWTLLCDRFDNKNLLIQHHVAALFKIETVTRETACNLKGIVDQLNKNLRALDTLGESTKHWDTLLVHLITQRLDTKSFREWEEYKGRLPTDTRIELLHLLDFLRVRITLLDSVEHNTNSKIKPSHKTMTLHTNNINIKEIYPKCDGEHKLNMCSQFLALNNEERLQLLPTFKISRSC; encoded by the exons ATGTCTGAAAAAACCGAAGTAgctgaacttattaaaaaGCGCAGCAGCTATAAGGGTCAAGTTACCATTTTCAACGGGTTTTTATCTTCATTTGAATCGCCATCACCTCCCGATGAAAGGGATTATGAGGAGTTGGAGTTGCGCATTAAGAGGTTTGATGCATTGTATAATAAGTTCGATGAGGTGCAAACACGATTGGAATGTTTACAGGATGATGAGAGTCAGGTGTTTGGGGAGCGTGAGGAATTTGAAAATAGATATTATAAGGCATTAAGTAATGCTCAGAAAAttctttcaaattataaaaaatctcacATTCCTCTTCCATCTGATGGCGAAGGTAGTGTCATACATAGTGTTAAACTGAATCCTGTCAAATTGCCCACGATCCAAATACCGAAATTTAACGGTTTATTTAATGAGTGGATCGGTTTTAGGGATACGTTTATGAGCCTAATTCACACCAACAACGACCTAGACGATATTAACAAATTCCATTATTTGAAGTCGTCTTTAGAGGGCAGCGCTGCTTTGGTAGTATCTTCCGTTGAGCTCTCAGGAAAGAATTATAGCGTAGCTTGGACATTACTGTGTGACAgattcgataataaaaacttattaattcaACATCATGTTGCTgcactatttaaaattgaaactGTCACACGGGAGACAGCATGTAATTTAAAGGGTATCGTTgaccaattaaataaaaatctaaggGCCTTAGATACATTGGGTGAATCCACTAAACATTGGGATACTTTATTGGTTCACCTAATTACTCAAAGGTTAGACACAAAATCATTCCGAGAATGGGAGGAATATAAAGGCCGGCTACCCACCGACACACGTATTGAACTTTTACACTTATTAGATTTCTTACGTGTTCGCATTACTTTATTAGATTCAGTTGAACACAacacaaattcaaaaattaaacccAGTCACAAAACTATGACGTtacatactaataatattaacattaaagagaTTTATCCTAAATGTGATGGCGAGCATAAACTGAATATGTGTTCTCAGTTTTTAGCCTTAAATAACGAAGAGCGTCTTCAATTATTGCCAACATTTAag ATAAGCAGAAGCTGTTAG